A window of Hordeum vulgare subsp. vulgare chromosome 5H, MorexV3_pseudomolecules_assembly, whole genome shotgun sequence genomic DNA:
AACTGTCAGTTTATAAAGAGTGGTTTCTGAAACAATAAAATGGAATAGAGGTGGTTTTATGAAATTACTTAAACTAGGTCCCTTGATAGTTTGGCAAGAAATGGTGCAGTTATACTATACATAATTTACCCAAATAATTAATTGGTTATGATTACTAGGTTTGAAAACTTGGTATATAATCAGTTTCTCTGAACAAGTTCATATGGGATGTTGCCATAATGCATGGGATACTACAATGTCCTTAAGATACTACAATGTATCAGTTATGGATATGCAACAAAAACTTAAGATCAAGGTTGCAATAGGAACCAAACACAGCAAATCTGCAATATATGTTTTTTagtaaactactccctccgtcccataataagtaagtgtcgcaaaatttgtactaggttagtacaaattttatactagatcaacgacacttattttgggacagagggagtatataattGTTGTTTCAGATATTAATTTGCATAATGACTTCAGTCGTTTGGATTACCTTTGAAATCCTGCAAGATGAAACAAGAAGCTCTTCACAATCAAACTGGCTTCTTTTTGGAACCAGTTTTCCAAAAGAAGAATTCAAGCTCCAAGGCTTACAAAGACGGCCTAAAGCTACAACATCTTTCGAATGGCGCTCATAAAAATTGAAAATTCTAGTGTCAGCACTGAAACTTCTCGTTGGCAGTTGCACAGTTGAAGGAACTTCAATCACACATATGTTGTAAGAAAAATCGACATTTGAGACTGAGCCCTCGAGTACTTCTCCACTTGGTAAATGTACATCGATCTAGAAAAATTATCAGATAGCAAAGTAAGTTGACTGTTTAGATAATAATACGAtaatgaagaaaaccaaagaatgcAGCAACCTTAAGTTGATCAGCCTGCTTATCTTGGTGTGGCCATTTAACTAAACTTGCAGATGTTACCACATAACCAATACCCATGAGATACTCAACAGTAGTACCGGAGCAAGAGAAAAGATGCTTGCTTCCTGCAGGGAACAGAAATAGAACTTGTTGTGACATATCAAAATTAATACTACTTAGCATAAATAATAACATGCTGAGATAAAGTTATTGACCTGAATATGACTCAAGTCCAACAGTAGACTTAGCAAGTTGTAATGTGAGCTCCTCAACTCTCCAACTTATATGCTTGAGATCAAATATCCCGAACTCGTCGGTCGGATGATTCGGAATCCATTCAAAATCTTAAAAATCAAAAAGCAACACCCTTCACTAAACGCGGAGCACTAGAGGATAAACCAAACTTGTTCCTTCTTCATATATaggtataaataaataaaatggcaAGAGAAGCAAATCACCTGGCCACGGTTCTTTCACCTTATCTGCAATAAGTTGGTATATACAGCAACCAAGTTATTATAGGCTTGTATATCTAAAAGAAGGAAGACAAGAGTAAGTGTAGGAGAATTGCCCACCAAGAGGGACTGCCCTCCTCCACTGAGGGATGTAGTAGAACTCCTCCTCTCTGCCCTTTATCGACTCCTCGAAATCGAGCCTGTTTTGACGCAGTTTCTCTCTTAACTTGAGGGCCCTCTCCACGGTTGCTTCAGCCTCCCTTATTTTACGTTGCTTCTTTAGGCGTCTGTTTTGGATCCGTTCCTCTCTCACCCTCAGCTGCTGTTTCTTCCTTGCCTTTGCGTCGTCATCAACGCCGCGAAGATTGTAGAAATCTCTTGCACATAGCTCATCGACGTCAGAGGTGGTTGATATCTGGGCACGAGAAATTAGAATCGTTAAGAAATTGCTTCTCAAAATAAAATTCGTTAAGAAATTATACAGCTCATCCTCTATGCGTGACATCAATTATTTGGGCGCGcgcgagagagacagagagattaCCACTTCCGTGAGAGGGGCCTGCGGGGATACATTGTCGCGGCCTACTGGGATGATCTCCTCCATCTGCCTGCTATGCATCCACCAGAGATATGCGAAAAGTTGGTTTTTTTTTTGGACGGGGGAGGTGGGGGGTGGGGATTAAGAGCGCATACCTGAAAAATCAATGTCTGGGTGGAGAGAGCAGGTGCGCGCCGAGGTAGAAGTGGGCGGCGGATCGCACTGGGTTAGCAAAGAGACGCGCAGGGCTGGATTGGGGGTTGTGCAGGTCGGAGCATGAGATAGGCGACCCGCTCTCCAACTTGACCCGgccgtctctctctctcaaaaaacaaaaaaattgaccCGGCCGCCGGCGACAATGGAGAGCagaggagaggagatgcagcCGGCGACAATGGAGAGTAGAGGAGAGGAGATGCCGCCGGAGAATACGAGAAATCTGGAAGAAGGCGAACAACAAGACCTGGAGAGACAAGCCAACGGTAGGTACATGCAGCGGGCTTCGATGCGCCGCGCGCCCACCTGCCCCTGCCCCTGCCCCTGCCCCGTGCTTACTaattttgttcttttatttttctttctgacCTAGCAGCAGCTAACCGCCTGGTGTTCCTGCTGTTCGGCGATGGCACTCACTCGGATCCGGAGCCGAAGCCCGCTTgtcctccctccccctcctcctcctcctctgacgACAAGGACGGCGAGAACAActcggacgacgacgacgacgatttcaGCGCGGAGGGCTTGAGCGCGAGGGAAGCGGCGCTGAGCGTCTCCAAGTCCCTCGTCTCCATAGCCACCTACACTGGTAATGCTAATTTCTTGTTGCCCTCGCGGATTATCGCGGATGGATATGCCATCTATTAGTATCATATGCTACGAGTATATTGCCTAACTCTCACGCGAGCAATTTGTTTGTCTCTTGGCCTGTCCAACTGGGCAGATGGGGATCCTCCCTCCACCTTCGCCTGCACGGGCACGGTGGTCTCTCACGAGGGCTCTGCCACCTGGATCATAACCTCCGCATCTCTCATCAGGAAGCCCGAAATCGACACCGAGGTGCACGAACCGCGCGCCGTAAAGGTCAGCAGCCAGCACCATTACCTGCCTCTTATCAGTTGctctgtttgttcataatatatgCTGACTGATTGGTGAGCGTCGCAGATCGAGGTGCTCCTGCATAACAAGAAGGTTGTCAAGGGGCGGTTGCTCATGTATGACTTGCTGTATAATGTCGCCATTGTTTCCATTGCGCGTGCCAATCTCCCCACGGTGATGCTCAACGACCTCCCGGACTCTTATTTCTTGACGCCTGGTCCGGTGGTTGCTGTTGCCAGGAAATTTGAGTCTGGAAGGTTGCAGATGAAACGTGGGGAGACGCTCCGCATAGCTTGCAGGATGGATTGCGATGAACTCATGCTCAGCACTTGCAAAGTTGAGCAGGTAAAAGTTTATTTAAAAGGATAACAAATTCAATACTACTCTTAATGAGCTCTGGTTCTGCTTGGGTTGATAGAAACTAAAGCTCCACAAGTGCTCATATTTCTACGAGTGTGTTTCTTATGGATCTCATTTAATGAATACCTGTTCATGTTCAATTATTTATATCAT
This region includes:
- the LOC123397613 gene encoding serine protease HTRA1-like, whose protein sequence is MEEIIPVGRDNVSPQAPLTEVISTTSDVDELCARDFYNLRGVDDDAKARKKQQLRVREERIQNRRLKKQRKIREAEATVERALKLREKLRQNRLDFEESIKGREEEFYYIPQWRRAVPLDKVKEPWPDFEWIPNHPTDEFGIFDLKHISWRVEELTLQLAKSTVGLESYSGSKHLFSCSGTTVEYLMGIGYVVTSASLVKWPHQDKQADQLKIDVHLPSGEVLEGSVSNVDFSYNICVIEVPSTVQLPTRSFSADTRIFNFYERHSKDVVALGRLCKPWSLNSSFGKLVPKRSQFDCEELLVSSCRISKRGVGGPLMDFDGNIIGMNFYDKKETPFLPGFIVLKCLQHFNDFKKVIRPLHGLRVRTLHEDEQLTALEKIHHEFPEIRGVIVEKVEVPSAEHSEIQVGDIITHVNDVPFSSAAELGGMLLDTCSQHMLERQKLDPTKDGNQMETVISLKFDVKTVRGRRSEATTRTIDVGRFTPTSGFNRWPLGRPYLIRWVKDGTLFTEKQRG
- the LOC123397616 gene encoding putative protease Do-like 14 isoform X2, giving the protein MESRGEEMQPATMESRGEEMPPENTRNLEEGEQQDLERQANAANRLVFLLFGDGTHSDPEPKPACPPSPSSSSSDDKDGENNSDDDDDDFSAEGLSAREAALSVSKSLVSIATYTDGDPPSTFACTGTVVSHEGSATWIITSASLIRKPEIDTEVHEPRAVKIEVLLHNKKVVKGRLLMYDLLYNVAIVSIARANLPTVMLNDLPDSYFLTPGPVVAVARKFESGRLQMKRGETLRIACRMDCDELMLSTCKVEQNFFIGGLLVDLEKRILGMNFIDKGLTTPFLPVQIVGRCLRHFKAYGEIKQPWLGIRGRSLHLLESARLEEICHKFSKPPSGVFVDMIPEASSANCGGVEVGDILNQLDGAVLHSTAQLTSLLLDKMEVAMHERRPVILKALIQRPKDGATVAAELIVAGRPPGECDTLLNNRWTLPPLTVYYWGPPDLDEWVHDDSD
- the LOC123397616 gene encoding putative protease Do-like 14 isoform X1, translated to MESRGEEMQPATMESRGEEMPPENTRNLEEGEQQDLERQANAAANRLVFLLFGDGTHSDPEPKPACPPSPSSSSSDDKDGENNSDDDDDDFSAEGLSAREAALSVSKSLVSIATYTDGDPPSTFACTGTVVSHEGSATWIITSASLIRKPEIDTEVHEPRAVKIEVLLHNKKVVKGRLLMYDLLYNVAIVSIARANLPTVMLNDLPDSYFLTPGPVVAVARKFESGRLQMKRGETLRIACRMDCDELMLSTCKVEQNFFIGGLLVDLEKRILGMNFIDKGLTTPFLPVQIVGRCLRHFKAYGEIKQPWLGIRGRSLHLLESARLEEICHKFSKPPSGVFVDMIPEASSANCGGVEVGDILNQLDGAVLHSTAQLTSLLLDKMEVAMHERRPVILKALIQRPKDGATVAAELIVAGRPPGECDTLLNNRWTLPPLTVYYWGPPDLDEWVHDDSD